Below is a window of Candidatus Poribacteria bacterium DNA.
TCTGGCACTTCTCCAGCATAGTGAATCGCATAACCATCGTGAGCTGCTAAATCGGCACCACAGTCTATTAGGTATTTAACAACATCATAATGCCGTCTTAATCCGGCATGAAATATAGGACGCCATTCATATTTGTCGTCTTGATTGACCAGACGAGGATCCTGTTCAACGATTTTCTTTACGGCATCGAGATCCCCGTTGGCTGCTGCATCATGAATCGAAACGAGTGTCATATCTATTCTCCAAGTGTTAGGTTAATTGTGTTTCCAAGAATAAACGTGAGGTGTCTATCTTTTGCCCGATCTATCGAAATCGCGCGAATTGACTCACGGTATCCATAACGCGTCAATCTTTCGCATGATTGACGCTACTTTTTCCTGTTGGTTGTGTTCGAGAACATAGAGTAAATCCGGAAATGGGGCGGTACGGCGGTAAAAAGCGCAGCGAGAATGCCAGCCATCGTCAATAACGCCATCATAGTATGCACTCAGATCGCCAACATCTTCTGCGGGGTCACCAACCGTGCAAGATCGCCAATCGATAATTCCAGTGACGGTTTCCCTATCGACATCAACTAAAATGTTGTGTGAATAAAAGTCTTGATGAATAACCACAGGGGTGAAGGAAAAGATAGACGGATTGGTCATCACCTGCTCGAAATAGGTGGTAAGTTCCTCTTGCTGTCGGTGAGTCAGTAGCGAGAAGATGTTGGTTCGTATTTTTTCCCACATCTTGGTTATCCCTTCCTGC
It encodes the following:
- a CDS encoding ankyrin repeat domain-containing protein gives rise to the protein MTLVSIHDAAANGDLDAVKKIVEQDPRLVNQDDKYEWRPIFHAGLRRHYDVVKYLIDCGADLAAHDGYAIHYAGEVPDNKEVVSLLITRAKPRASLYTPFS